One genomic region from Prevotella sp. Rep29 encodes:
- a CDS encoding LptF/LptG family permease, producing the protein MGTKMNDALHRLQENGRHIKERLTWIPVLTNWCKTHLGWLNPRRYIKRLDWYIIKKFIGTYIFSIILIISISIVFDVNENLAKFTQYHAPFRAIALDYYANFVPYFANLFSPLFVFIAVIFFTSKLAGNSEIISMLASGISFKRIMRPYMISCVLISLVTFYLGAYVIPHGTVIRQNFEAMYKNKKRNTAAENVQLQVGNGVIAYIQHYDDNHKRGYGFCLDKFENKKLVQHMTATEIQYDTISESKYHWKARNWKIRSLHGLREKITSGTVMDTVIQMEPTDLVYSKGQQETFTSPQLREYISKQQSRGSGNVVQYEVEYHKRIASSFASFILTIIGLSLSARKRKGGMGLYLGIGLALSFAYILLQTVSSTFAINSGWPAMLAAWLPNILFAIIAYFCYRNAPN; encoded by the coding sequence ATGGGAACAAAAATGAACGATGCACTCCATCGGTTGCAGGAAAACGGCAGACATATCAAAGAACGTCTGACGTGGATTCCCGTTCTTACCAATTGGTGCAAGACACACTTGGGATGGCTCAATCCCCGAAGATACATCAAGCGGTTGGATTGGTACATCATCAAGAAGTTCATTGGGACCTATATATTCTCTATTATCTTGATTATCTCTATCTCCATCGTCTTCGACGTAAACGAGAATCTTGCCAAATTCACGCAATACCATGCGCCTTTCCGGGCTATCGCACTCGATTACTATGCAAATTTCGTTCCCTACTTTGCCAACCTTTTCAGCCCGTTGTTTGTCTTTATCGCCGTTATTTTCTTCACCTCAAAACTGGCAGGGAACTCTGAAATCATTTCCATGCTCGCCTCAGGCATTTCGTTCAAGCGAATCATGCGTCCATATATGATTTCCTGTGTACTGATATCACTCGTCACTTTCTATCTTGGCGCATACGTCATCCCGCACGGAACGGTTATCAGGCAGAACTTCGAGGCGATGTACAAAAATAAGAAAAGGAATACTGCTGCCGAGAATGTGCAGCTGCAAGTAGGAAACGGCGTGATTGCCTACATCCAGCACTACGACGATAACCACAAACGGGGATACGGATTCTGTCTGGACAAGTTTGAGAACAAAAAGCTTGTCCAACACATGACAGCAACGGAAATTCAATACGATACCATCTCCGAAAGCAAGTACCACTGGAAAGCACGCAACTGGAAAATCAGAAGCCTGCACGGACTTCGTGAGAAAATCACCAGTGGCACCGTCATGGATACCGTTATTCAGATGGAACCTACCGACTTGGTTTATTCGAAAGGACAGCAGGAGACGTTCACCAGTCCGCAACTCAGAGAATATATCAGCAAGCAACAGAGCAGGGGCTCAGGAAATGTCGTGCAATATGAGGTGGAATATCACAAGCGCATAGCCTCCTCGTTCGCATCATTCATCCTAACCATTATCGGTCTCTCGCTCTCTGCCCGCAAGCGTAAAGGCGGCATGGGCTTATATCTGGGAATCGGATTGGCATTGAGTTTCGCCTATATCCTGCTTCAGACCGTATCGTCAACCTTTGCCATCAATTCCGGATGGCCGGCAATGCTCGCAGCATGGCTTCCGAACATCCTGTTTGCCATCATTGCCTATTTCTGTTATCGTAATGCACCCAATTAA
- the tgt gene encoding tRNA guanosine(34) transglycosylase Tgt: MTFELQHTDKASDARTGLITTVHGQIKTPIFMPVGTCGSVKGVHFSELTEQVQAQIILGNTYHLYLRPGLDVLKSAGGLHRFNTWDKPILTDSGGFQVFSLTGIRKLREEGCEFRSHIDGSKHIFTPENVMDTERIIGADIMMALDECPPGQSDYQYAKKSLGLTERWLDRCIKRFNETEPLYGYEQSLFPIVQGCTFKDLRSEAAKFVADKGADGNAIGGLAVGEPTEVMYEMIEVVNAILPKDKPRYLMGVGTPQNILEAIERGVDMFDCVMPTRNGRNAMLFTYQGTMNMRNKKWEKDFSPIDADGCEIDRLHTKAYLHHLFKAQELLAMQIASIHNLAFYLRLVGDARKHIEQGDFTTWKASVIHQLGQRI, from the coding sequence GTGACATTCGAACTGCAACATACAGACAAAGCATCTGACGCCAGAACGGGACTGATTACCACCGTGCATGGTCAGATAAAGACACCCATCTTCATGCCTGTCGGAACATGCGGGTCGGTCAAAGGCGTTCACTTCTCCGAACTTACGGAACAAGTGCAGGCGCAAATCATCCTGGGAAACACCTATCACCTGTATCTGCGACCGGGTCTGGACGTTCTGAAATCGGCTGGAGGACTGCATCGGTTCAACACATGGGATAAACCCATATTGACAGACTCCGGAGGCTTTCAGGTGTTTTCGCTCACTGGAATCCGGAAACTGCGCGAAGAAGGATGCGAGTTCCGTTCACACATTGATGGGTCGAAACACATCTTCACCCCTGAAAACGTGATGGATACGGAACGGATTATCGGCGCCGACATTATGATGGCGCTCGATGAATGCCCACCGGGACAGAGCGACTATCAATATGCCAAGAAAAGCCTCGGATTGACCGAGCGGTGGCTTGACCGGTGCATCAAACGATTCAACGAGACCGAACCGTTGTACGGATACGAACAAAGCCTGTTCCCCATCGTACAAGGCTGCACGTTCAAAGACTTGCGAAGTGAGGCGGCGAAGTTTGTTGCCGACAAAGGTGCAGACGGAAATGCCATTGGAGGACTGGCAGTCGGCGAACCGACAGAAGTGATGTACGAAATGATAGAAGTGGTGAATGCTATTCTCCCCAAAGACAAGCCCCGCTATCTGATGGGAGTAGGAACGCCGCAGAACATTCTCGAAGCCATAGAGCGAGGAGTGGATATGTTCGACTGTGTGATGCCGACACGCAACGGACGCAACGCCATGCTCTTCACCTATCAAGGAACGATGAACATGCGCAACAAAAAATGGGAAAAAGACTTCTCACCCATTGATGCCGACGGCTGCGAGATAGACCGACTTCACACAAAAGCCTATCTGCACCATCTATTCAAGGCACAGGAACTGCTTGCCATGCAGATAGCAAGCATTCACAATCTGGCGTTCTACCTGCGACTCGTCGGCGACGCAAGAAAACATATCGAGCAGGGCGATTTCACGACCTGGAAGGCAAGTGTCATCCATCAATTAGGACAAAGGATATGA
- the lon gene encoding endopeptidase La, with protein sequence MNKEKNNTFQMIVDYEGDVNNLFKIEPPEETPILATRNMVLFPGIISPILVGRANSLNLINYLQQHENVVFAIFCQRDANIDHPISSDLFEYGVYAKLLKVLDMPGPGKNVTVIVQGLGRCQLHELKRTRPYLVGRTSLAVEAFPEPNDAEYAAAVEDLNKTTIEYVHENEEIPDESQFAITNISNPIVSVNFVCANMPFSIRDKVKLLEFSSMKERVFGVLKVLNKELQLLRLKQNIRSKTREDIDEQQREYFLQQQIKNIKEELGNGEGSPERMELLEKAKGKKWSEEVEKVFHKELEKLDMLHPQGPEYSVQMNYLQTMVDLPWGEYTEDDLNIKRAERILNRDHYGMEKVKERILEYMAVLALRGDLKSPILCLYGPPGVGKTSLGKSIASAMNRKYVRVSLGGLHDESEIRGHRRTYVGAMPGRIIKSIQKAGSSNPVFILDEIDKVTQNTIHGDPASALLEVLDPEQNNAFHDNYLDVDYDLSKVMFIATANDLNTIPRPLLDRMEIIEVSGYITEEKIEIAKRHLIPRELENTGLNQLKEKPSFNKGAIEKIIEQYTRESGVRLLEKQINKAFRKIAFQIALNKDVSFSKISADKIEGLLGKPPFYRDIYQGNDYAGVVTGLAWTSVGGEILFIETSLSKGKGSKLTLTGNLGDVMKESAVIALEYIKAHVDILKIDYRLFDQWNIHIHVPEGATPKDGPSAGITIATSIASALTQRKVRKNTAMTGEITLRGKVLPVGGIKEKILAAKRAGITDIVICKDNKKDIDEIPAMYLNGIEFHYVENIQDVWKFALTNEKVKHPIKLDIEEEEKDK encoded by the coding sequence ATGAACAAAGAAAAGAACAATACATTCCAGATGATTGTTGACTATGAAGGTGATGTGAATAATCTTTTCAAGATTGAGCCTCCTGAAGAAACGCCCATTCTGGCGACCCGAAACATGGTGCTCTTTCCCGGCATCATCTCCCCTATTCTCGTAGGGCGTGCCAACAGTCTGAACCTGATTAACTATCTGCAACAGCATGAGAATGTTGTCTTTGCCATATTTTGTCAGCGCGATGCCAACATTGACCATCCCATAAGCAGCGACCTCTTTGAGTATGGTGTATATGCTAAATTACTCAAAGTGCTTGACATGCCCGGACCCGGCAAGAATGTGACCGTCATCGTGCAAGGACTGGGACGCTGCCAACTGCATGAACTGAAAAGAACCCGTCCCTATCTCGTAGGCAGGACATCACTTGCAGTGGAAGCCTTTCCCGAACCGAACGATGCGGAATATGCCGCAGCTGTCGAAGACTTAAACAAGACAACGATAGAATATGTGCACGAGAACGAGGAAATCCCAGACGAGTCGCAGTTTGCCATAACGAACATCAGCAACCCGATTGTTTCTGTGAACTTTGTGTGTGCGAACATGCCATTCAGCATCCGCGACAAAGTCAAACTTCTCGAGTTCAGCAGCATGAAAGAGCGCGTGTTCGGCGTATTGAAAGTTCTCAACAAGGAATTGCAGTTGCTCCGCCTGAAACAAAACATCCGTTCAAAAACACGAGAAGACATCGATGAACAGCAACGGGAATACTTTCTCCAGCAACAGATAAAAAACATCAAAGAGGAGTTGGGCAACGGAGAAGGTTCGCCCGAACGGATGGAACTTTTGGAGAAAGCGAAAGGAAAGAAATGGTCGGAGGAAGTGGAAAAAGTGTTCCACAAGGAATTGGAGAAACTGGACATGCTGCATCCGCAAGGTCCGGAATACAGCGTACAGATGAACTATCTGCAAACGATGGTTGACCTGCCTTGGGGCGAATACACCGAAGACGACCTGAACATCAAGCGTGCAGAACGCATTCTCAACCGCGACCACTACGGAATGGAGAAAGTGAAAGAGCGCATACTCGAATACATGGCAGTGCTCGCACTCAGAGGCGACCTGAAATCGCCCATCCTCTGTCTGTACGGACCTCCGGGAGTCGGAAAGACGAGTCTGGGAAAGAGCATCGCCTCGGCAATGAACCGCAAATACGTGCGTGTGTCATTGGGCGGTCTGCACGATGAGAGCGAAATACGCGGACACCGCCGCACATACGTCGGTGCCATGCCTGGACGTATCATCAAGAGCATCCAGAAAGCCGGCTCGTCCAACCCCGTCTTCATACTCGACGAGATAGACAAGGTGACACAGAACACCATCCATGGCGACCCTGCGTCTGCCCTGCTCGAGGTGCTCGACCCTGAACAGAACAACGCATTCCACGACAATTACCTTGACGTGGATTACGACCTTTCGAAGGTCATGTTCATCGCTACCGCCAACGACCTCAACACCATTCCACGCCCACTGCTCGACCGCATGGAGATTATCGAAGTGAGCGGCTACATTACGGAAGAGAAAATCGAGATAGCCAAGCGGCACCTCATACCACGCGAACTTGAGAACACCGGTTTGAACCAACTCAAGGAAAAACCTTCGTTCAACAAAGGAGCCATCGAGAAAATCATTGAGCAATATACGCGGGAGAGCGGTGTCCGCCTGTTGGAGAAGCAAATCAACAAAGCTTTCCGGAAAATCGCATTCCAGATTGCACTCAACAAAGACGTTTCATTCAGCAAAATATCTGCAGACAAGATAGAGGGACTGCTGGGCAAACCGCCATTCTATCGCGACATCTATCAAGGAAATGACTATGCCGGAGTGGTCACCGGACTGGCATGGACGAGCGTTGGCGGAGAAATTCTCTTTATCGAGACATCGCTCAGCAAAGGCAAAGGCTCGAAACTGACCCTCACCGGAAATCTCGGCGACGTGATGAAGGAATCGGCAGTCATCGCGCTGGAATACATCAAAGCTCATGTAGATATCCTGAAGATAGACTATCGCCTGTTTGACCAATGGAATATCCACATCCACGTGCCGGAAGGCGCCACCCCGAAAGACGGTCCGTCGGCAGGTATCACCATCGCCACCTCTATCGCTTCGGCACTCACCCAGCGGAAGGTGCGCAAGAATACAGCCATGACAGGCGAAATCACCCTGCGCGGAAAAGTGCTGCCCGTCGGAGGCATCAAAGAGAAGATTCTCGCAGCCAAGAGGGCTGGCATTACAGATATCGTCATCTGCAAAGACAACAAGAAAGATATTGACGAAATACCTGCCATGTATCTCAACGGCATTGAGTTCCACTACGTCGAGAACATACAAGACGTATGGAAATTTGCCCTGACAAACGAGAAAGTTAAGCACCCCATCAAGTTGGACATAGAGGAAGAGGAAAAAGACAAGTGA
- a CDS encoding tRNA1(Val) (adenine(37)-N6)-methyltransferase, with protein MSNDYFKFQQFTVRQGACAMKVGTDGVLLGAWAAGGRQILDIGTGTGLIALMMAQRFPDARVTGIDIDDVACRQAMENVSDSPFSERMEINHVGALDFMCEKGGGALVEGHGKTAFFDSIVSNPPYFNHSLKNPDMARRTARHTDTLTYADLFKAVSRLLTDDGVFSSIIPFDCLADFQDEARLAGLFQTRICAVRTIPQKAPRRYLLAFSKHPVLELERTEAVLEGENHRRSEWYENLTSGFYLKPSQG; from the coding sequence ATGTCTAACGATTACTTCAAGTTTCAGCAATTCACGGTCAGGCAGGGTGCGTGCGCGATGAAAGTGGGTACCGATGGCGTGCTGCTGGGGGCATGGGCTGCCGGCGGTCGGCAAATCTTGGATATCGGAACGGGGACGGGACTCATCGCCTTGATGATGGCACAGCGTTTTCCTGATGCTCGCGTGACGGGGATAGATATTGATGACGTGGCATGCAGGCAGGCAATGGAAAATGTGTCTGATTCGCCTTTTTCGGAGCGTATGGAAATAAATCATGTCGGTGCATTGGATTTTATGTGTGAAAAGGGAGGAGGGGCTCTCGTGGAAGGTCATGGGAAAACGGCGTTCTTTGATTCGATAGTCTCCAATCCGCCTTATTTCAACCATTCGTTGAAGAATCCGGACATGGCGCGCAGGACGGCTCGACATACTGACACGTTGACTTATGCGGATTTGTTCAAGGCAGTCTCGCGTCTGCTGACGGACGACGGGGTGTTTTCCTCAATCATACCTTTCGATTGTCTTGCGGATTTTCAGGACGAGGCGCGGCTGGCAGGTTTGTTTCAGACGCGAATATGTGCGGTGCGCACTATACCACAAAAGGCTCCGCGGCGCTATCTGTTGGCATTCTCCAAGCATCCCGTGCTGGAACTGGAGCGTACGGAAGCGGTGTTGGAAGGGGAGAACCATAGGCGGTCGGAATGGTATGAAAACTTGACTTCGGGGTTCTACCTCAAACCGTCGCAGGGATAG
- a CDS encoding Rne/Rng family ribonuclease, whose translation MTSEVVIDVQDKDISIALMEDKNLVEYQSEPRSASFSVGNIYIAKVRKIMPGLNACFVDVGSERDAFLHYLDLGNQFNSYAKYLKQVGSDKKKLYPFSKASRLPDLPKDGNIATTLTVGQEVMVQIVKEPISTKGPRLTGELSFAGRNIVLIPFNDKVSVSSKIKSGEERARLKQLIQSIKPKNFGVIVRTVAEGKRVAELDSELKVLLKRWEDAITKVQKTETRPQLVFEETGRAVAMLRDLFNPTYENIYVNNEEVCNEVKHYISLIAPEKANIVKLYTGNTPIFDNFNITKQQKSSFGKIVNYKKGAYLIIEHTEAMHVVDVNSGIRTRSENGQEANALEVNLGAADELARQLRLRDMGGIIVVDFIDMNKAEDRQILYERMCKNMQTDRARHNILPLSKFGLMQITRQRVRPAVDVNVEETCPSCFGSGKIKSSILFTDQLESKIDNMVNKIGIKKFYLHVHPYVAAFINQGFISLKRRWQMKYGLGVHVISSQKLGFLQYEFYDDKRQFIDMKEENDKH comes from the coding sequence ATGACTAGCGAAGTAGTAATTGATGTGCAGGACAAGGACATTTCGATTGCGCTCATGGAGGACAAGAACCTCGTTGAGTATCAGTCGGAACCGCGTTCGGCATCATTCTCTGTCGGCAACATCTACATTGCGAAGGTGCGTAAGATCATGCCTGGTCTGAACGCCTGTTTTGTAGATGTGGGCTCTGAACGAGATGCCTTTCTTCACTACCTTGACTTAGGGAATCAGTTTAACTCTTATGCGAAGTATCTCAAACAAGTAGGGAGCGACAAGAAGAAACTTTATCCATTCTCCAAGGCGTCACGCCTTCCCGACCTGCCGAAAGACGGCAACATTGCCACAACCCTTACGGTCGGTCAGGAAGTGATGGTGCAAATTGTAAAGGAACCTATTTCGACGAAAGGTCCACGACTTACGGGTGAGCTCAGTTTTGCCGGAAGAAACATTGTGCTCATCCCCTTTAACGATAAAGTATCAGTCTCTTCAAAAATCAAGAGCGGCGAAGAGCGTGCCCGCCTCAAACAACTCATTCAGAGCATCAAGCCCAAGAACTTCGGCGTTATCGTGAGAACTGTTGCCGAGGGAAAACGTGTGGCAGAACTCGACTCTGAACTGAAAGTGCTTTTGAAGCGCTGGGAAGACGCCATCACCAAAGTTCAGAAGACGGAAACCCGTCCGCAGCTGGTGTTTGAAGAGACAGGAAGAGCGGTAGCCATGCTCCGCGACCTCTTCAACCCTACTTATGAGAACATTTATGTGAACAATGAGGAAGTCTGCAATGAGGTGAAGCACTATATTTCACTCATAGCCCCTGAAAAGGCGAATATAGTGAAGCTCTACACAGGCAACACTCCCATCTTCGACAATTTCAACATCACGAAACAACAGAAGTCCAGTTTCGGAAAGATTGTCAACTACAAAAAGGGAGCATATCTCATCATTGAACACACCGAAGCCATGCACGTGGTTGACGTCAACAGCGGAATCCGCACGCGCTCGGAAAACGGTCAGGAAGCCAACGCCCTCGAAGTGAACTTAGGAGCTGCCGACGAATTGGCACGACAGCTGCGCCTTCGCGACATGGGCGGAATCATCGTCGTTGACTTCATCGACATGAACAAGGCGGAAGACCGGCAAATCCTCTATGAGCGCATGTGCAAGAACATGCAGACCGACCGCGCCCGGCACAACATCCTCCCCTTGTCGAAGTTCGGACTGATGCAGATTACCCGTCAGCGAGTACGTCCGGCAGTCGATGTCAATGTAGAGGAGACCTGTCCGAGCTGCTTCGGAAGTGGAAAGATTAAATCGAGCATTCTTTTCACAGACCAACTTGAGAGTAAAATTGACAACATGGTCAACAAGATCGGCATCAAGAAATTCTATTTGCACGTACACCCCTACGTCGCAGCCTTCATCAACCAAGGCTTTATCAGCCTGAAACGAAGATGGCAGATGAAATACGGGTTGGGCGTGCATGTCATCTCCTCGCAGAAACTCGGATTCCTGCAATACGAGTTCTACGACGATAAGCGGCAGTTTATCGACATGAAAGAGGAAAACGACAAACACTAA
- a CDS encoding HU family DNA-binding protein: MKQAKNMTKAEIINEISNQTGIPKKDVSITVESLMEVIKNSLLEKENVYLRGFGSFIVKHRAEKTARNISKNTTITIAAHDIPSFKPAKSFVSKMKGE; encoded by the coding sequence ATAAAACAAGCTAAGAATATGACAAAAGCAGAAATTATCAACGAGATTTCCAACCAGACAGGTATTCCCAAGAAGGATGTATCTATCACGGTTGAGTCACTGATGGAAGTGATTAAGAACAGTTTACTTGAGAAAGAGAATGTTTACCTTCGTGGTTTCGGTAGTTTCATTGTGAAGCACAGAGCAGAGAAAACAGCTCGCAACATTTCGAAGAACACGACAATTACTATTGCTGCCCACGACATTCCCAGTTTCAAACCCGCCAAGAGTTTTGTCAGCAAGATGAAGGGTGAATAA
- a CDS encoding DUF4332 domain-containing protein codes for MIYKIIDIEGIGPIYAEKLLAAGIETDKQLLEKCAKPAGRKALEEETGISGKLILTWANHADLMRIDGVGPQFSELLEAAGVDTVKEFRHRVAENLQPKLEEVNGEKHLVGRVPSLKEIQDMIDQAKALDPVMEY; via the coding sequence ATGATTTACAAGATTATTGACATTGAAGGCATCGGTCCTATTTATGCAGAGAAGTTGCTTGCTGCTGGTATTGAGACCGACAAGCAGTTGTTGGAAAAATGTGCCAAGCCTGCAGGGCGTAAGGCGCTTGAAGAGGAGACCGGAATCTCCGGTAAACTGATTTTGACATGGGCGAACCATGCCGACCTGATGCGTATTGACGGTGTTGGTCCTCAGTTCTCTGAACTGCTTGAGGCTGCTGGTGTTGATACGGTGAAGGAGTTCCGCCACCGGGTTGCGGAAAACCTCCAGCCGAAACTAGAAGAAGTGAACGGAGAGAAGCATCTCGTGGGACGCGTGCCCAGCTTGAAAGAGATTCAAGACATGATTGACCAGGCAAAAGCACTGGACCCCGTCATGGAGTATTAA